The proteins below are encoded in one region of Brassica napus cultivar Da-Ae chromosome A6, Da-Ae, whole genome shotgun sequence:
- the LOC106443786 gene encoding succinate dehydrogenase assembly factor 4, mitochondrial-like → MATNKIIRLIAPSRSASSRFMEPVSRFLSSGTPPPQSPSPSPNEDQVVKPDQKLQENLQMPKEEEDDEEGGGGGGEFFNKDTGEIGGPRGPEPTRYGDWEQRGRCSDF, encoded by the coding sequence ATGGCGACGAACAAAATCATCCGTCTGATCGCACCAAGCCGATCCGCCTCCTCTAGATTCATGGAGCCTGTATCACGCTTTCTAAGCTCCGGTACTCCTCCGCCGCAGTCACCATCACCGTCTCCGAATGAGGATCAGGTTGTGAAGCCAGATCAGAAACTTCAAGAGAATCTGCAGATGCCcaaggaagaggaagatgatgaagaaggaggaggaggaggtggagagtTTTTCAACAAAGATACGGGTGAGATCGGAGGGCCTAGAGGTCCTGAGCCGACTCGTTACGGCGATTGGGAACAACGTGGTCGATGCTCCGACTTCTGA
- the LOC106443901 gene encoding mitochondrial outer membrane protein porin 2, translated as MSKGPGLFSDIGKKAKDLLTRDYTSDHKFSISTYSASGVALTSTALKKGGVHAADVTTQYKYKNAVFDVKIDTDSTVLTTVTFTEILPSTKAIVSFKVPDNSSGKLEVQYFHDHAAVTATAALKQNPLIDITATLGTPVISFGAEAGYDTSSKTFTKYNAGISVTKPDACASIILGDKGDSIKASYLHHLDESKRSAAVGEVYRKFSTNENTITVGGLYAIDHSTSVKAKLNNHGTLGALLQHEVLPKSLVTVSSEIDTKALDRHPRFGLSLALKP; from the exons ATGAGCAAAGGCCCAGGACTGTTCTCAGATATCGGCAAGAAAGCCAAAG ATCTGTTGACGAGAGACTACACCTCCGATCACAAATTCAGTATCTCCACTTACAGTGCCTCCGGCGTG gcACTTACGTCTACTGCTCTCAAGAAAGGAGGAGTGCATGCTGCTGATGTTACCACTCAATACAAGTACAAGAATGCTGTCTTCGATGTCAAAATCGACACTGATTCTACT GTTTTGACAACAGTCACATTCACTGAGATCCTCCCATCTACAAAAGCTATCGTCTCCTTCAAAGTCCCTGACAACAGTTCTGGCAag CTCGAGGTCCAATACTTCCACGACCACGCAGCAGTTACCGCTACTGCAGCTTTGAAGCAGAACCCATTGATCGACATAACAGCCACTCTAGGTACACCCGTCATCTCATTTGGTGCTGAAGCTGGATACGACACTTCCTCCAAaactttcaccaagtacaacgCCGGAATCAGTGTGACCAAACCAGATGCATGCGCTTCCATTATATT GGGAGACAAAGGAGACTCGATCAAAGCATCTTACCTTCATCACCTTGACGAATCCAAGAGAAGTGCAGCAGTTGGTGAGGTTTACAGGAAGTTCTCGACCAATGAAAACACGATAACTGTTGGTGGATTATATGCGATTGATCACTCGACTTCGGTGAAAGCTAAGCTCAACAACCATGGCACGCTCGGTGCTCTTCTTCAGCACGAGGTCTTGCCCAAGTCACTAGTGACTGTTTCCAGTGAGATAGACACTAAGGCGCTAGACAGGCATCCAAGGTTTGGTCTTTCACTCGCTCTCAAACCTTGA
- the LOC106443806 gene encoding peptidyl-prolyl cis-trans isomerase CYP65-like isoform X1 has product MGKKQHSKDRMFITKTEWATEWGGAKSKENRTPFKSLPFYCCALTFLPFEDPVCTTDGSVFELTSVVSYSFLTLDLTLILNLGENCRTIVPYIRKFGKHPVTGAPLKGDDLIPLVFHKNSEGEFHCPVLNKVFTEFTHIVAVKTTGNVFCYEAIKELNIKTKNWKELLTEEPFTRADLITIQNPNAVDSKITVEFDHVKNGLKLEDEELKKMNSDPAYNINASGDIKHMLADLGTDKAKEIALHGGGGNKARNERAAAIAAILESRSKIKESSKADEPKQTYSVVDAASASVHGRSAAAAKAGSSDKTAARIAMHMSGDRAPINTKMVKSRYSSGAASRSFTSTAFTPVTENDFELIKVEKNPTKKGYVQFRTTHGDLNIELHCDIAPRACENFITLCERGYYNGVAFHRSIRNFMIQGGDPTGTGKGGESIWGKPFKDEPNSKQLHSGRGVVSMANSGPHTNGSQFFILYKSATHLNYKHTVFGGVVGGLSTLAAMESVPVDETDRPLEEIKIIEANVFVNPYTEPDEEEEEKEKAEKEKNEDKDIEKVGSWYSNPGSGTAEGGAGTGGVGKYLKAKSNAATKDTSGATDSDIAATGVSKKRKTTSASASTGFKDFSGW; this is encoded by the exons ATGGGGAAGAAGCAGCATAGCAAGGATCGAATGTTCATAACGAAGACGGAGTGGGCAACGGAATGGGGAGGCGCTAAATCCAAAGAGAATCGCACTCCTTTCAAGAGCCTTCCTTTCTACTGCTGCGC GCTTACGTTTCTGCCGTTCGAGGATCCTGTGTGTACAACCGACGGCAGCGTTTTCGAGCTAACGTCAGTAGTTTCTTACTCTTTTTTAACATTAGACCTTACCTTGATTCTcaatttgggtgagaattgcaGAACGATAGTGCCTTACATTAGGAAGTTCGGAAAGCATCCAGTTACAGGAGCGCCTTTGAAAGGAGATGATCTTATTCCTCTCGTCTTTCACAAGAACTCTGaag GAGAGTTTCATTGCCCTGTTCTCAACAAAGTCTTCACTGAGTTTACTCATATTGTTGCTGTTAAGACTACCGGAAATGTGTTCTGCTACGag gcAATCAAAGAGTTGAATATCAAAACCAAGAATTGGAAGGAGCTTTTGACTGAAGAGCCATTCACAAGAGCTGATCTTATAACTATTCAA AATCCTAATGCAGTTGACAGTAAAATAACGGTGGAATTTGATCATGTTAAAAACGGCCTGAAGCTTGAAGATGAAG aattgaagaagatgaactcaGACCCGGCTTATAATATAAACGCCTCTGGAGATATCAAGCATATGCTTGCAGATCTTGGAACTGACAAGGCCAAGGAGATTGCTTTACACGGTGGTGGTGGAAACAAGGCCCGTAATGAAAGAGCCGCTGCTATTGCTGCCATTCTAGAGTCGAGGTCGAAAATCAAAGAGAGTTCTAAAGCAGACGAACCTAAGCAGACTTACAGTGTTGTGGATGCTGCATCTGCTTCGGTTCATGGAAGAAGTGCTGCTGCAGCTAAAGCTGGGTCCAGTGATAAAACAGCTGCAAGAATAGCTATGCATATGTCTGGAGACAGAGCACCTATTAATACTAAAATG GTGAAGAGCCGTTATTCTTCAGGTGCTGCTTCTCGTTCTTTCACTTCCACTGCGTTTACACCTGTAACCGAAAACGATTTCGAATTAATCAAAGTTGAGAAGAACCCAACGAAGAAAGGGTATGTTCAGTTTCGCACAACGCATGGGGATTTGAACATTGAGCTCCACTGCGATATAGCTCCTAGAGCATGTGAGAATTTCATCACTCTTTGTGAACGAGGTTACTACAATGGAGTGGCCTTTCACAGAAGCATCAG GAACTTCATGATCCAAGGTGGCGACCCAACTGGCACAGGAAAAGGAGGTGAATCCATTTGGGGAAAGCCATTCAAAGACGAGCCTAACTCGAAGCAGCTTCACTCGGGAAGAGGCGTGGTTAGTATGGCTAATAGTGGTCCTCACACGAATGGTTCTCAGTTTTTCATCTTATACAAATCAGCAACCCATTTGAACTACAAGCACACAGTGTTTGGTGGAGTTGTTGGTGGTTTGTCAACACTAGCAGCAATGGAGAGTGTACCTGTAGATGAAACCGACCGTCCTCTT GAGGAGATTAAGATAATCGAGGCAAATGTGTTTGTAAATCCATACACAGAACctgatgaagaggaagaagagaaagagaaagctGAGAAGGAGAAGAACGAAGACAAAGACATT GAGAAGGTCGGGTCGTGGTACAGCAACCCAGGATCAGGTACAGCAGAAGGTGGAGCCGGTACTGGTGGCGTCGGGAAATACTTGAAAGCTAAGAGTAATGCAGCTACTAAGGACACTAGTGGTGCCACAGACTCTGATATTGCAGCCACTGGAGTgtctaagaaaagaaaaacaacttCTGCTTCAGCCTCCACAGGGTTTAAAGATTTCTCTGGCTGGTAG
- the LOC106443806 gene encoding peptidyl-prolyl cis-trans isomerase CYP65-like isoform X2: MGKKQHSKDRMFITKTEWATEWGGAKSKENRTPFKSLPFYCCALTFLPFEDPVCTTDGSVFELTTIVPYIRKFGKHPVTGAPLKGDDLIPLVFHKNSEGEFHCPVLNKVFTEFTHIVAVKTTGNVFCYEAIKELNIKTKNWKELLTEEPFTRADLITIQNPNAVDSKITVEFDHVKNGLKLEDEELKKMNSDPAYNINASGDIKHMLADLGTDKAKEIALHGGGGNKARNERAAAIAAILESRSKIKESSKADEPKQTYSVVDAASASVHGRSAAAAKAGSSDKTAARIAMHMSGDRAPINTKMVKSRYSSGAASRSFTSTAFTPVTENDFELIKVEKNPTKKGYVQFRTTHGDLNIELHCDIAPRACENFITLCERGYYNGVAFHRSIRNFMIQGGDPTGTGKGGESIWGKPFKDEPNSKQLHSGRGVVSMANSGPHTNGSQFFILYKSATHLNYKHTVFGGVVGGLSTLAAMESVPVDETDRPLEEIKIIEANVFVNPYTEPDEEEEEKEKAEKEKNEDKDIEKVGSWYSNPGSGTAEGGAGTGGVGKYLKAKSNAATKDTSGATDSDIAATGVSKKRKTTSASASTGFKDFSGW, encoded by the exons ATGGGGAAGAAGCAGCATAGCAAGGATCGAATGTTCATAACGAAGACGGAGTGGGCAACGGAATGGGGAGGCGCTAAATCCAAAGAGAATCGCACTCCTTTCAAGAGCCTTCCTTTCTACTGCTGCGC GCTTACGTTTCTGCCGTTCGAGGATCCTGTGTGTACAACCGACGGCAGCGTTTTCGAGCTAAC AACGATAGTGCCTTACATTAGGAAGTTCGGAAAGCATCCAGTTACAGGAGCGCCTTTGAAAGGAGATGATCTTATTCCTCTCGTCTTTCACAAGAACTCTGaag GAGAGTTTCATTGCCCTGTTCTCAACAAAGTCTTCACTGAGTTTACTCATATTGTTGCTGTTAAGACTACCGGAAATGTGTTCTGCTACGag gcAATCAAAGAGTTGAATATCAAAACCAAGAATTGGAAGGAGCTTTTGACTGAAGAGCCATTCACAAGAGCTGATCTTATAACTATTCAA AATCCTAATGCAGTTGACAGTAAAATAACGGTGGAATTTGATCATGTTAAAAACGGCCTGAAGCTTGAAGATGAAG aattgaagaagatgaactcaGACCCGGCTTATAATATAAACGCCTCTGGAGATATCAAGCATATGCTTGCAGATCTTGGAACTGACAAGGCCAAGGAGATTGCTTTACACGGTGGTGGTGGAAACAAGGCCCGTAATGAAAGAGCCGCTGCTATTGCTGCCATTCTAGAGTCGAGGTCGAAAATCAAAGAGAGTTCTAAAGCAGACGAACCTAAGCAGACTTACAGTGTTGTGGATGCTGCATCTGCTTCGGTTCATGGAAGAAGTGCTGCTGCAGCTAAAGCTGGGTCCAGTGATAAAACAGCTGCAAGAATAGCTATGCATATGTCTGGAGACAGAGCACCTATTAATACTAAAATG GTGAAGAGCCGTTATTCTTCAGGTGCTGCTTCTCGTTCTTTCACTTCCACTGCGTTTACACCTGTAACCGAAAACGATTTCGAATTAATCAAAGTTGAGAAGAACCCAACGAAGAAAGGGTATGTTCAGTTTCGCACAACGCATGGGGATTTGAACATTGAGCTCCACTGCGATATAGCTCCTAGAGCATGTGAGAATTTCATCACTCTTTGTGAACGAGGTTACTACAATGGAGTGGCCTTTCACAGAAGCATCAG GAACTTCATGATCCAAGGTGGCGACCCAACTGGCACAGGAAAAGGAGGTGAATCCATTTGGGGAAAGCCATTCAAAGACGAGCCTAACTCGAAGCAGCTTCACTCGGGAAGAGGCGTGGTTAGTATGGCTAATAGTGGTCCTCACACGAATGGTTCTCAGTTTTTCATCTTATACAAATCAGCAACCCATTTGAACTACAAGCACACAGTGTTTGGTGGAGTTGTTGGTGGTTTGTCAACACTAGCAGCAATGGAGAGTGTACCTGTAGATGAAACCGACCGTCCTCTT GAGGAGATTAAGATAATCGAGGCAAATGTGTTTGTAAATCCATACACAGAACctgatgaagaggaagaagagaaagagaaagctGAGAAGGAGAAGAACGAAGACAAAGACATT GAGAAGGTCGGGTCGTGGTACAGCAACCCAGGATCAGGTACAGCAGAAGGTGGAGCCGGTACTGGTGGCGTCGGGAAATACTTGAAAGCTAAGAGTAATGCAGCTACTAAGGACACTAGTGGTGCCACAGACTCTGATATTGCAGCCACTGGAGTgtctaagaaaagaaaaacaacttCTGCTTCAGCCTCCACAGGGTTTAAAGATTTCTCTGGCTGGTAG
- the LOC106348158 gene encoding adenylyl-sulfate kinase 4, chloroplastic-like isoform X2, producing MATDESISARPGETQQINGNIVWHSCPITKCDRQELINQKGCVIWITGLSGSGKSSLACAVSRALYNRGKLSYILDGDNVRHGLNSDLSFKAEDRAENIRRVGEVARLFADAGIICIASLISPYRKERAACRALLPLGDFIEVFMDVPLHVCEARDPKGLYKRARAGEIKGFTGIDDPYEPPLDCEIVIQNNRDENSSLSEMAEIVVSYLDQNGYLKAQAVVENHST from the exons ATGGCGACAGACGAGTCGATTTCTGCGCGGCCAG GTGAAACGCAGCAAATCAACGGAAACATCGTCTGGCATTCTTGTCCCATCACTAAATGCGATAGACAAGAACTGATTAACCAAAAGGGTTGTGTGATTTGGATTACTGGCTTAAGTGGCTCAG GGAAAAGTAGTCTGGCGTGTGCTGTTAGCCGAGCTTTGTACAACCGTGGAAAGCTCTCGTATATCCTTGATGGTGACAACGTTAGACATGGTTTAAACAGCGATCTTAGTTTCAAAGCAGAAGATCGAGCTGAAAACATTAGAAGAGTTGGTGAAGTGGCCAGATTGTTTGCAGATGCTGGAATCATCTGTATTGCTAGTCTCATCTCTCCTTACCGAAAGGAACGAGCTGCTTGTCGTGCATTGCTACCACTAGGAGATTTCATCGAG GTGTTCATGGATGTGCCACTCCACGTCTGTGAGGCTAGAGACCCAAAGGGCTTGTACAAGCGTGCACGCGCTGGGGAAATCAAAG GTTTCACAGGAATAGATGACCCTTATGAACCACCTTTGGATTGCGAG ATTGTGATACAAAACAACAGAGACGAGAATTCATCTCTTTCAGAAATGGCAGAGATTGTTGTGTCCTACTTAGACCAAAATGGATACCTCAAGGCTCAAGCCGTCGTAGAGAATCACTCCACATAA
- the LOC106348158 gene encoding adenylyl-sulfate kinase 4, chloroplastic-like isoform X1, whose amino-acid sequence MDVAAVGRCAGRCYVSPAFGESRNLRLSLSDSRSLEPAGLKFRGKSQRRLSFFRRIMATDESISARPGETQQINGNIVWHSCPITKCDRQELINQKGCVIWITGLSGSGKSSLACAVSRALYNRGKLSYILDGDNVRHGLNSDLSFKAEDRAENIRRVGEVARLFADAGIICIASLISPYRKERAACRALLPLGDFIEVFMDVPLHVCEARDPKGLYKRARAGEIKGFTGIDDPYEPPLDCEIVIQNNRDENSSLSEMAEIVVSYLDQNGYLKAQAVVENHST is encoded by the exons ATGGATGTTGCGGCGGTGGGGAGATGTGCCGGAAGGTGCTATGTTTCTCCGGCGTTCGGAGAGTCGCGGAATCTGAGACTATCGCTGTCTGATTCCCGGAGCTTGGAGCCCGCCGGTTTGAAATTTCGCGGGAAAAGTCAACGGAGACTGAGCTTCTTCCGTCGGATCATGGCGACAGACGAGTCGATTTCTGCGCGGCCAG GTGAAACGCAGCAAATCAACGGAAACATCGTCTGGCATTCTTGTCCCATCACTAAATGCGATAGACAAGAACTGATTAACCAAAAGGGTTGTGTGATTTGGATTACTGGCTTAAGTGGCTCAG GGAAAAGTAGTCTGGCGTGTGCTGTTAGCCGAGCTTTGTACAACCGTGGAAAGCTCTCGTATATCCTTGATGGTGACAACGTTAGACATGGTTTAAACAGCGATCTTAGTTTCAAAGCAGAAGATCGAGCTGAAAACATTAGAAGAGTTGGTGAAGTGGCCAGATTGTTTGCAGATGCTGGAATCATCTGTATTGCTAGTCTCATCTCTCCTTACCGAAAGGAACGAGCTGCTTGTCGTGCATTGCTACCACTAGGAGATTTCATCGAG GTGTTCATGGATGTGCCACTCCACGTCTGTGAGGCTAGAGACCCAAAGGGCTTGTACAAGCGTGCACGCGCTGGGGAAATCAAAG GTTTCACAGGAATAGATGACCCTTATGAACCACCTTTGGATTGCGAG ATTGTGATACAAAACAACAGAGACGAGAATTCATCTCTTTCAGAAATGGCAGAGATTGTTGTGTCCTACTTAGACCAAAATGGATACCTCAAGGCTCAAGCCGTCGTAGAGAATCACTCCACATAA